The Ascochyta rabiei chromosome 15, complete sequence genome window below encodes:
- a CDS encoding Alanine dehydrogenase, which produces MGRVSFAEDTKLPDETYIEEEPTKLFEYQDGPENKSWAGALPLKQGLYDPSLEKDACGVGFAAHIKGKASHKIVTDARSLLCNMTHRGAVGSDARDGDGAGVMTSIPHRFFLKEFEREQGYKLPALGEYATGNLFFKPDATILEETKTMFEDVADQLDLRVLGWRRVPRDSTLLGPAALSREPIILQPFVVLKAAYGDARQPKEDFEKTYDAGYFERQLYVLRKRSTHVIGLHNWFYICSLSNKNIVYKGQLSPVQVYEYYHDLLNVDYEGHFALVHSRFSTNTFPSWDRAQPLRWAAHNGEINTLRGNKNWMRAREGGMKSSLFGDELDLLYPIIEDGGSDSAAFDNVLELLTINGVLSLPEAVMLMVPEAWQGNHTMDPAKQAFYEWAACMMEPWDGPALFTFSDGRYCGANLDRNGLRPCRYYVMDDDRIVCASEVGTISIDPERVVQKGRLQPGKMLLVDTVAGRIVDDAELKKSVSERSDFSAWIERNLLTLPKIVKAVSEKGLDLSYTITESKLHEDSRLRAFGYSLEQVSLLLGPMAADSKEALGSMGNDAPLACLATQPRLLYEYFRQLFAQVTNPPIDPIREAIVMSLEAYVGPQGNLLEMDESQCHRMLLPSPVLSVEEFTAMTNTHTLYSDWTVKSIDITFAKSEGVEGYMSTLDRICEEAAEGVKNGDSIIVLTDRATSKDRVPVSACLATGMVHHHLVRNKWRSNVALVIETGEAREVHHMCVLVGYGADAICPYLAIECILKMHREGVIRKKLSPEQLIDNYKHSCDGGILKVMSKMGISTLQSYKGAQIFEALGLDDSVVDRCFTGTASRIKGMTFDLIAQDALALHENGFPSRPIVTVPGLAETGEYHWRDGGEPHINDPTAMANIQDAVRTKNDKSYEAYSIAEYERIKDCTLRGLLDFSFDDRTPIPVDQVEPWTDIVRRFVTGAMSYGSISMESHSTLAVAMNRLGGKSNTGEGGEDPERSLRMENGDTMRSAIKQIASGRFGVTSNYLADADELQIKMAQGAKPGEGGELPGHKVSGSIAKTRHSTPGVGLISPPPHHDIYSIEDLKQLIYDLKCSNPRARVSVKLVSETGVGIVASGVAKAKADHILISGHDGGTGASRWTGIKYAGLPWELGLAETHQTLVLNDLRGRVVVQTDGQLRTGRDVAIACLLGAEEWGFATTPLIAMGCIMMRKCHLNTCPVGIATQDPELRKKFSGTPEHVINFFYYIANELRAIMAKLGFRTINDMVGHCEVLHIRDDLRTAKTENIDLSLILTPAHTLRPGVATFNVRKQDHRLHVRLDNKLIAESELALEKGLPARIECDVVNTDRALGATLSYQVSRRYGEAGLPQDTIHVNIRGSAGQSFGAYLAPGITLELEGDANDYVGKGLSGGRLIIYPPRTAVYRAEENVLIGNVCLYGATQGTCFFRGIAAERFCVRNSGATAVVEGVGDHACEYMTGGRVLVLGSTGRNFAAGMSGGIAYVLDIHHDFEQKVNQEMVELSPIEEPEEIAFVRGLIEDHHHYTGSELAARILLDFTRALPRFVKVMPVDYKRVLLEEKAKAAEKKRSEYPLPLLAGNPVRAAHEDSRKNEHEHEAKEKKKADLLDIEESITDAKAEKKKALVLDKTRGFMKYQRRSEKYRNPKTRTRDWAELSQRLNEDELKYQTARCMDCGVPFCQSDTGCPISNVIPKWNELVFQGQWRDALNRLLMTNNFPEFTGRVCPAPCEGACVLGINEDPVGIKSIECAIIDRGFEMGWMVPTPPQVRSGKTVAVIGSGPAGLACADQLNKAGHTVTVYERADRCGGLLMYGIPNMKLDKKVVQRRVDFLAAEGVDFKTGVTIGEDGSETLDSLREKYDAVVFATGATVARDLPIPNRNLEGIHYAMQFLHKNTKSLLDSELADDAYISAKDKHVVVIGGGDTGNDCIGTSVRHGAKSVVNFELLPQPPAERARDNPWPQWPRIFRTDYGHNEVKTHMGKDPREYCVMSKEFVDDGAGNVKGINTIRVEWTKSASGGWDMKQVEGSEQFFPADLVLLSMGFLGPEQRVMNEVVELDGRKNIKTPAGHYNTNLPGVFAAGDCRRGQSLIVWGINEGRQCARDVDSFLTGYGTQLPVTGGIVKHTPLMNTHKQQIPVAA; this is translated from the exons ATGGGTCGAGTTTCGTTCGCCGAAGATACCAAATTGCCTGACGAGACCTACATCGAAGAAGAACCCACAAAGCTCTTCGAGTACCAAGATGGCCCGGAGAACAAGTCTTGGGCGGGTGCGCTTCCCTTGAAGCAGGGTCTCTACGACCCTTCGCTGGAGAAGGATGCTTGCGGTGTGGGTTTTGCCGC TCACATCAAGGGCAAGGCTAGCCACAAGATCGTTACCGATG CGCGTTCACTGCTATGCAACATGACCCATCGTGGTGCCGTGGGTTCAGACGCACGAGATGGCGACGGTGCAGGTGTCATGACCTCCATCCCTCACCGTTTCTTCCTCAAGGAGTTTGAGCGCGAGCAGGGCTACAAGCTACCTGCGCTTGGCGAATACGCCACGGGCAATCTGTTCTTCAAACCAGATGCCACAATCTTGGAGGAGACCAAGACCATGTTCGAGGACGTCGCAGATCAGCTCGACCTGCGAGTACTTGGGTGGCGAAGGGTGCCCCGCGACTCTACATTGCTCGGTCCTGCTGCGCTCTCGCGAGAGCCCATCATCCTGCAGCCCTTCGTGGTCCTGAAGGCGGCTTACGGAGACGCACGGCAGCCCAAGGAGGATTTCGAGAAGACCTACGATGCTGGCTACTTCGAGCGTCAACTCTATGTCCTGCGCAAGCGTTCTACACACGTCATCGGTCTGCACAACTGGTTCTACATCTGCTCCCTGAGCAACAAGAACATTGTCTACAAGGGTCAGCTGTCACCTGTCCAGGTTTACGAGTACTACCACGACCTACTCAACGTCGACTACGAGGGTCACTTTGCACTGGTGCACTCTCGATTCTCCACCAACACATTCCCTTCATGGGACCGCGCTCAGCCTCTGCGATGGGCAGCTCACAACGGTGAGATCAATACATTGCGAGGAAACAAGAACTGGATGCGAGCACGTGAGGGCGGCATGAAGTCCAGCCTTTTTGGCGACGAGCTTGATCTGCTCTACCCCATCATCGAGGATGGTGGTTCCGACTCTGCAGCTTTCGACAACGTTCTCGAGCTGCTCACCATCAACGGTGTCCTGTCTCTGCCGGAAGCGGTCATGCTCATGGTTCCTGAGGCATGGCAGGGAAACCACACCATGGATCCCGCCAAGCAGGCTTTCTACGAATGGGCCGCTTGCATGATGGAGCCTTGGGATGGCCCTGCTCTCTTCACATTCTCAGACGGCCGCTACTGCGGTGCGAACCTGGACCGTAACGGTCTGCGACCCTGCCGTTACTACGTCATGGACGACGACCGCATCGTCTGCGCGTCTGAAGTCGGTACCATCTCCATTGACCCCGAGCGGGTGGTTCAGAAGGGCCGTCTGCAGCCCGGTAAGATGTTGCTCGTCGACACTGTCGCTGGACGCATTGTCGACGATGCCGAGCTCAAGAAGTCGGTCTCTGAGCGCAGCGACTTCAGCGCATGGATTGAGAGGAACCTCCTCACCCTGCCTAAGATCGTCAAGGCTGTCAGCGAGAAGGGCCTTGACCTCTCGTACACGATCACAGAGTCCAAGCTTCACGAGGACTCTCGCCTGCGAGCATTCGGCTACTCACTCGAGCAGGTCAGCTTGCTCCTTGGACCCATGGCCGCCGACTCCAAGGAGGCCCTCGGATCCATGGGCAACGATGCTCCTCTTGCTTGTTTAGCTACTCAGCCCCGTCTGCTCTACGAGTACTTCCGCCAGCTGTTCGCACAGGTTACAAACCCTCCCATCGACCCTATTCGCGAGGCTATTGTCATGTCTCTCGAGGCTTACGTCGGTCCCCAGGGCAACCTTTTGGAAATGGATGAGTCTCAGTGCCACCGAATGCTTCTGCCTTCGCCTGTTCTGTCTGTTGAGGAGTTCACAGCCATGACCAACACGCACACTCTGTACTCTGACTGGACAGTAAAGAGCATCGATATCACTTTCGCGAAGAGCGAGGGCGTCGAGGGCTACATGAGCACTCTTGACCGCATCTGCGAGGAGGCTGCTGAGGGTGTCAAGAACGGCGACAGCATCATCGTCTTGACCGACCGTGCGACATCCAAGGACCGTGTTCCTGTATCTGCCTGCCTCGCCACTGGCATggtccaccaccacctcgtTCGCAACAAGTGGCGTTCCAACGTCGCTCTCGTCATCGAGACCGGTGAGGCCCGTGAGGTTCACCACATGTGTGTTCTCGTTGGATACGGTGCTGACGCCATCTGCCCTTACCTCGCCATTGAGTGTATCCTGAAGATGCATCGTGAGGGTGTAATCCGAAAGAAGCTCTCCCCTGAGCAGCTCATCGACAACTACAAGCACTCTTGCGACGGTGGTATCTTGAAGGTCATGTCTAAGATGGGTATCTCTACCCTTCAGTCTTACAAGGGAGCCCAGATCTTCGAGGCTCTTGGTCTCGATGACTCCGTTGTCGATCGCTGCTTTACTGGAACTGCCTCTCGTATCAAGGGTATGACTTTCGATCTCATCGCCCAGGATGCATTGGCTCTTCACGAGAACGGTTTCCCATCTCGCCCCATCGTCACGGTCCCCGGCCTTGCTGAGACTGGTGAGTACCATTGGCGTGATGGTGGTGAGCCTCATATCAACGACCCTACTGCTATGGCGAACATCCAGGATGCGGTCCGCACCAAGAACGACAAGTCGTACGAGGCTTACTCTATCGCCGAGTACGAGCGCATCAAGGACTGCACACTCCGTGGTCTTCTCGATTTCAGCTTCGACGACCGCACACCTATCCCCGTCGACCAGGTTGAGCCATGGACAGACATCGTTCGCCGTTTCGTCACCGGTGCCATGTCCTACGGGTCCATCTCTATGGAGTCTCACTCTACCCTTGCTGTCGCCATGAACCGTCTGGGTGGCAAGTCCAACACCGGCGAGGGTGGTGAAGACCCCGAGCGCAGCTTGCGCATGGAGAACGGCGACACCATGCGTTCTGCCATCAAACAGATTGCTTCCGGACGTTTTGGTGTTACATCCAACTACCTCGCAGATGCCGACGAGTTGCAGATCAAGATGGCCCAGGGTGCTAAGCCTGGTGAGGGTGGTGAGCTTCCTGGACACAAGGTGTCTGGCTCCATTGCTAAGACTCGTCACTCGACTCCTGGTGTCGGTCTCATTTCCCCTCCTCCTCACCACGACATCTATTCCATCGAGGATCTTAAGCAGTTGATTTACGACCTGAAGTGCTCCAACCCCCGCGCTCGTGTCTCCGTCAAGCTCGTCTCTGAGACCGGTGTTGGTATCGTCGCCTCTGGTGTCGCCAAGGCCAAGGCCGACCACATTCTGATCTCTGGTCACGATGGTGGTACCGGTGCCTCTCGATGGACTGGTATCAAGTACGCTGGTCTGCCCTGGGAACTGGGTCTTGCCGAGACTCATCAGACTCTCGTCCTGAACGACCTTCGTGGTCGTGTCGTTGTTCAGACTGATGGTCAACTCCGTACCGGACGTGACGTTGCCATCGCCTGTCTGCTTGGTGCCGAAGAGTGGGGGTTTGCTACCACTCCCCTGATCGCCATGGGCTGCATTATGATGCGCAAGTGCCACTTGAACACCTGCCCTGTCGGTATCGCTACCCAGGATCCTGAGCTGAGGAAGAAGTTCTCTGGTACACCCGAGCACGTCATCAACTTCTTCTACTACATCGCCAACGAGCTCCGTGCCATCATGGCCAAGCTTGGCTTCAGGACCATCAACGACATGGTCGGCCACTGTGAGGTCCTGCACATCCGCGATGACCTTCGCACAGCCAAGACTGAGAACATCGACTTGTCTTTGATCTTGACTCCTGCGCACACTCTCCGCCCTGGTGTCGCCACCTTCAACGTGCGCAAGCAGGACCACCGTCTTCACGTGCGTCTTGACAACAAGCTTATTGCTGAGTCCGAGCTTGCTCTTGAGAAGGGTCTGCCTGCTCGCATTGAATGCGATGTTGTCAACACCGACCGTGCTCTTGGTGCAACGCTCTCCTACCAAGTGAGCAGACGCTACGGCGAAGCTGGCCTTCCTCAGGATACTATCCACGTCAACATCCGTGGTTCCGCCGGTCAGTCTTTCGGTGCATACCTTGCCCCTGGTATCACTCTCGAGCTCGAGGGTGACGCCAACGATTATGTCGGCAAGGGTCTCTCAGGCGGTCGCCTGATTATCTACCCGCCGCGCACTGCAGTCTACCGTGCTGAGGAGAACGTCCTGATCGGTAACGTCTGCTTGTATGGTGCTACCCAAGGCACCTGCTTCTTCCGTGGTATCGCCGCCGAGCGCTTCTGCGTCCGCAACTCCGGTGCCACTGCCGTTGTCGAGGGTGTCGGTGATCACGCTTGCGAGTACATGACAGGTGGTCGTGTTCTCGTCCTGGGCTCTACTGGTCGCAACTTCGCTGCCGGTATGTCTGGTGGTATCGCTTATGTTCTCGACATCCACCACGACTTCGAGCAGAAGGTCAACCAGGAGATGGTTGAGCTCTCGCCCATCGAGGAGCCCGAGGAGATCGCGTTCGTCCGCGGTCTCATCGAggaccaccaccactacaCCGGCTCCGAGCTTGCTGCCCGTATCTTGCTTGACTTCACCCGTGCCCTGCCTCGCTTCGTCAAGGTCATGCCTGTTGACTACAAGCGCGTATTGCTCGAGGAGAAGGCCAAGGCTGCTGAGAAGAAGCGATCGGAATACCCTCTCCCTCTTCTTGCTGGCAACCCCGTACGCGCTGCGCACGAGGACTCCCGCAAGAACGAGCATGAGCACGAGgctaaggagaagaagaaggctgaTCTGCTCGACATTGAGGAGAGTATCACCGACGCCAAGGCTGAAAAGAAAAAGGCACTTGTTCTTGACAAGACCCGCGGCTTCATGAAGTACCAGCGCCGCTCTGAGAAGTACCGCAACCCCAAGACCCGTACTCGCGACTGGGCCGAGCTTTCGCAGCGCCTGAACGAGGACGAGCTCAAGTACCAGACTGCTCGTTGCATGGACTGCGGTGTACCTTTCTGTCAGTCCGACACTGGTTGCCCGATTAGTAACGTCATACCGAAGTGGAACGAATTGGTCTTCCAAGGACAGTGGCGAGACGCGCTGAACCGGCTTTTGATGACTAACAATTTCCCGGAATTCACTGGTCGTGTTTGCCCTGCTCCTTGCGAGGGTGCTTGTGTACTCGGCATTAACGAGGACCCCGTCGGTATCAAGTCTATCGAATGTGCCATTATCGACCGCGGATTCGAAATGGGCTGGATGGTGCCTACGCCACCCCAGGTCCGATCTGGCAAGACTGTTGCCGTCATTGGATCTGGCCCTGCTGGTCTCGCCTGTGCTGATCAGCTCAACAAAGCCGGCCACACCGTCACGGTCTACGAGCGTGCCGATCGTTGTGGAGGTCTTCTTATGTACGGCATCCCCAACATGAAGCTGGACAAGAAGGTTGTTCAGCGCCGTGTCGACTTCCTCGCTGCCGAAGGTGTGGACTTCAAGACTGGCGTTACTATCGGCGAAGACGGCTCAGAAACTCTTGACTCCCTCCGTGAGAAGTACGATGCTGTGGTCTTCGCCACGGGTGCTACGGTGGCACGTGACCTGCCCATCCCCAACCGCAACCTGGAGGGTATCCACTACGCTATGCAGTTCTTGCACAAGAACACCAAGTCACTCCTCGACTCTGAGCTTGCCGACGACGCTTACATCTCTGCCAAGGACAAGCACGTTGTCGTCATTGGAGGTGGTGACACTGGTAACGACTGCATCGGTACCTCCGTTCGTCACGGTGCCAAATCTGTTGTCAACTTTGAGCTGCTGCCCCAGCCTCCAGCTGAGCGTGCCCGTGACAACCCGTGGCCACAGTGGCCTCGTATCTTCAGGACCGACTATGGTCACAACGAGGTTAAGACCCACATGGGCAAGGACCCTCGTGAGTACTGTGTCATGTCCAAGGAATTTGTCGACGACGGAGCTGGCAATGTAAAGGGTATCAACACCATCCGTGTCGAGTGGACCAAGTCTGCATCTGGCGGCTGGGACATGAAGCAGGTCGAAGGCAGCGAGCAGTTCTTCCCTGCTGACCTCGTCTTGCTCTCCATGGGTTTTCTGGGTCCGGAGCAGCGTGTCATGAACGAGGTTGTTGAGCTTGATGGTCGCAAGAACATTAAGACACCCGCTGGCCACTACAACACCAACCTTCCCGGTGTCTTCGCCGCTGGTGATTGCCGTCGCGGTCAGTCCCTCATCGTCTGGGGTATCAACGAGGGTCGCCAGTGCGCTCGCGACGTGGATTCCTTCCTGACTGGATACGGCACTCAGCTCCCAGTCACCGGTGGTATCGTCAAGCACACCCCTCTCATGAACACCCACAAGCAGCAGATCCCAGTCGCTGCTTAA
- a CDS encoding Histone H2A.Z-specific chaperone: protein MSAQSNDQQMEGVQDTKGKGKAPQQNVVEESEDSSDESAGEDQAAEPEEADEDNMEEIETSNIIQGSRTRGKTIDFAKANQELEGEDDEDEDDDFVDPDDEMKD from the exons ATGTCTGCCCAGTCCAACGACCAGCAGATGGAAGGCGTCCAGGAcaccaagggcaagggcaaagCCCCTCAGCAGAACGTCGTAGAGGAGTCTGAGGATTCCAGCGATGAGTCTGCTGGCGAGGATCAG GCCGCCGAAC CCGAGGAGGCCGACGAGGACAACATGGAGGAGATTGAGACATCCAACATCATCCAGGGCAGCCGCACGCGCGGAAAGACGATCGACTTTGCCAAGGCCAACCAGGAGCTTGAGggcgaggacgacgaggacgaggacgacgactTTGTCGATCCGGACGACGAGATGAAGGACTAA
- a CDS encoding multidrug transporter, giving the protein MAAAEPKKIDKEVGEELELAVGTDEAYSIYTNKEKWWIVAMVALAGFYSPLPANIYFPAIPTIAKAFHQTVDDVNQTVTVYLVFQGISPMLWGPISDRYGRRLVFLGCLGILVAASIGLALCPTDQFWLLLFLRCFQSGGSASTIALGAGVIGDISTSRERGGYFATFNLGPMVAPCIAPAMGGALSQGLGWRSIFWSIVIMVAACLVLIALFLPETLRSIAGNGSIPVPRHSRAIIPIVGRKATQEAADTESRAKPKHSVNPFVLFTYPDVIVLLTFTGIVYAVNYTITATISSSFAKIYPHLSETVLGLCYLPTGAGMIIGSTVTGKALDWEYDRIKKRSGDSFTIEHARLRLMPYYLTLFVMCVIGWGWTIQAEAPMAAPLCLGVLLGWTSMGILNTTMTLNIDILQSRSSGATACTNLVRCSLAAILVSVIDRMTSKLGDGWTYTFWGGICASLVPLMFLEIRKGPQWRKKREAAEEK; this is encoded by the exons ATGGCCGCTGCTGAGCCCAAAAAGATCGACAAGGAGGTGGGTGAGGAATTGGAGCTGGCTGTTGGGACCGACGAGGCGTATAGCATTTACACCAATAAAGAGAAGTGGTGGATTGTTGCTATGGTTGCCTTGGCTGGGTTCTACAG CCCTCTGCCAGCCAATATCTACTTCCCAGCTATACCAACCATAGCAAAGGCCTTCCACCAAACAGTCGACGACGTCAACCAGACTGTCACAGTGTACCTCGTGTTCCAGGGCATCTCGCCTATGCTCTGGGGTCCAATCAGCGACAGGTATGGCCGACGACTGGTCTTCCTCGGATGCCTTGGTATCCTTGTAGCTGCAAGTATCGGACTTGCTCTATGTCCAACGGATCAGTTCTGGCTCCTTCTTTTCCTACGATGCTTCCAGTCTGGGGGGAGCGCCAGTACCATCGCTCTCGGAGCTGGCGTGATAGGAGATATATCAACAAGCAGGGAGAGAGGAGGATACTTTGCAACTTTTAATCTGGGTCCCATGGTTGCGCCATGCATCGCGCCTGCCATGGGCGGTGCCCTTTCTCAGGGACTTGGCTGGCGGTCGATATTCTGGAGCATTGTCATCATGGTCGCTGCCTGCCTCGTCCTCATCGCCCTTTTCCTACCAGAGACCCTCCGCTCCATCGCAGGAAACGGAAGCATTCCCGTCCCTCGCCACTCCCGAGCCATCATCCCCATCGTTGGCCGCAAAGCTACCCAGGAAGCTGCTGACACCGAGTCTCGCGCAAAGCCGAAGCACTCTGTCAATCCATTCGTCCTCTTCACCTATCCGGACGTCATCGTCCTGCTCACCTTTACTGGCATTGTCTACGCCGTGAACTACACCATCACAGCCACCATTTCCTCCTCTTTTGCTAAGATCTATCCGCACCTCTCCGAAACAGTGCTCGGGCTCTGCTACCTGCCCACTGGCGCTGGTATGATCATCGGCAGCACTGTGACCGGCAAGGCACTGGACTGGGAATACGACCGTATCAAGAAGCGCTCTGGCGATTCCTTCACCATCGAGCACGCTCGCCTGCGACTCATGCCTTACTACTTGACTCTTTTCGTCATGTGCGTCATTGGCTGGGGATGGACCATCCAGGCAGAAGCGCCCATGGCGGCGCCGCTGTGCCTTGGGGTGCTGTTGGGATGGACAAGCATGGGTATCCTCAACACCACCATGACGCTGAACATTGACATTTTGCAGTCGAGAAGCTCAGGCGCCACAGCATGCACGAACCTGGTCAGGTGTTCGTTGGCGGCGATTCTTGTGTCGGTCATCGATCGCATGACGAGCAAACTGGGTGACGGGTGGACGTACACGTTTTGGGGTGGCATTTGCGCGTCGCTGGTGCCGCTGATGTTTTTGGAGATCAGGAAAGGGCCGCAGTGGAGGAAGAAGCGCGAAGCAGCTGAGGAGAAGTGA